GGAAAGGCCGAAGACGATCCCCGACGCGGCGATGCCGCCGAGCAGGAAGCCGAGAATATCGACCGGCGGCGGGTTATGTCGCTCCATCTCGGGCAGGTAGATGCCCGAGAGCACATAGCCGGCAATACCGACCGGCACATTGATCAAGAAGATCCAGTGCCAGGAGAAATAGGTGGTGATGAAGCCGCCGAGCGGCGGGCCGGCCAGCGGGCCGACAAGGGCCGGGATGGTGAGCAGCGCCATGGCCGAGACGAGCTCGCTGCGCGGCGTGCCGCGCACCAGCACGAGGCGCGCCACCGGCGTCATCATCGCGCCGCCCATGCCCTGAAGAAAGCGTGAGAGAACGAAGGACAGCAGGCTGTCGGCGGCGGCACAGAAGACAGAGCCGGCGATGAAGACGAGCATCGCCGCGCGGAAGATGCGCTTGGCACCGAAGCGGTCGGCCATCCAGCCGCTCAAGGGAATGAAGATCGCGAGCGCCACCATGTAGGCGGTGAGCGCCAGTTTCAGCGTGATCGGCCCGACGCCGATATCATGCGCGATCGCCGGCAGCGACGTCGAAATGACGGTGGAATCCATCTGCTCCATGAAGAGAGCGACAGCGAGGATCATCGGGACGATGCGATTCATGAGAGGCTCTGGATGCGGGGTCGGCGTCCGGTAGACGGTTCCGGTGGCTTTGTCGGGGCAAAACCGGCGATTGCAGATCAAAAGCCTGTGATCCGGCTGACCTTTTCTGTCAAGGCCGCTACTTCTTGCCTGCCGGCGCACGACAGTAGGGGCAGCGCCAATCAACAGGAGCGATCAATGATCACACAGAACCTGAAGCGCCGAACCTTGTTCGGGGCAGGGGCGGCTGCCTTGGCGGCGCCGGGCCTCTTGACCGGAATTGCGAATGCGCAGGAAAGTGCAGAAAAGGACGCCATGACCAAGGATGCGGCTTTGAAGACGTTCAGGCTCGGTACCTTTAAGGTGACGGTGATCAGCGACGGCACGCGCGCCTCGGACAATCCGCACGAGACCTACGGCACCAATCAGCCGGCGGAAGCCGTCACCGCGCTGCTCGAACAGAACTTTTTGCCGGGCAGCGGATTCATCAACGGCTTTTCCCCGGTCCTGGTCGATACCGGGTCGGAGATCGTGTTGTTCGACACCGGGCTCGGCGAAGGCGGTCGGGCGGCCGGGACCGGAAAACTCGCGGACGGCATCCGCGCCGCCGGTTACACGCCCGAGCAGGTCTCGGTCATCGTCATCACCCACATGCATGGCGATCATATCGGCGGCCTCACGGAAGGCGGCAAGCCGGCCTTCGCGAACGCCCGCTATGTGACCGGCCAAGTCGAGTTCGACTTCTGGAAGGATGCGGCCCGCGTCGGCACGCCGGCCGAGAACGGCCACAAGGCGGTGCTTGCCAAGGTCGCGCCGCTGGCGGAAAAGACCACGTTCATCGCCGACGGTGTCGAGGTCGTGCCGGGGATCGCGGCCATCGCCGCCTTCGGCCATTCCCCGGGACATATGATCTACCGCCTCGAATCCGAGGGCAAGGCGCTGATCCTGACCGCGGATACGGCCAACCACTACGTCCTGTCGCTGCAGCGGCCGGATTGGGAGGTCCGCTTCGACATGGACAAGGCCGCGGCGAGCGCGACACGGCGCAAGGTCTTCGACATGATCGCAACCGATCGGCTGCCCTTCATCGGCTATCACATGCCGTTCCCGGCCGTCGGCTTCGTCGAGCGGCAGGACCAGGGTTACCGCTTCGTGCCGGCGACCTACCAGTTCGACATCTGATTTCAGCATCTTGTTGCGCTGCAGCAACAAATTTGCGGGGCCCGGGAGAATTCCGGGCCTTAACTATTTTCATTCTGACATATCCGTGTTACGAGCCCTCGCCAACTTCCAAGACAAGCTTTGAAGTCACCCGGTGGACAAGTCGCTGATGGTCCCCGGGGATTTTCGTATATTCGAAGAGGAACTGGCCATGGCGCGCATCATCGAAACGGCAACCGGTCTGGAGGCTTTGACCTTCGACGACGTCCTGCTCCAGCCGGGACATTCCGAAGTGATGCCGGGCCAGACGAACATCGCCACCCGCATCGCCCAGGACATCGATCTCAACCTGCCGATCCTGTCCGCCGCCATGGACACGGTCACCGAGGCACGCCTGGCAATCGCCATGGCCCAGGCCGGCGGCATCGGCGTCATCCACCGCAACCTGACGCCGGCCGAGCAGGCCGAAGAGGTCCGCCAGGTCAAGAAGTTCGAAAGCGGCATGGTCGTCAATCCGGTGACGATCGGTCCGGACGCGACGCTCGCCGATGCCCTGAGCCTGATGAAGGCGCACGGCATTTCCGGCATCCCGGTCGTGGAAAACGGCGGCAGCGGCGGCCAGACGCAGGGCCGCCTTGTCGGCATTCTCACCAACCGCGACGTCCGCTTCGCTTCCGACCCCTCCCAGAAGATCTATGAGCTGATGACCCGGGAGAACCTGGTCACCGTCAAGGAGAGCGTCGACCAGCAGGAGGCGAAGCGTCTCCTCCACAAGCACCGGATCGAGAAGCTCCTGGTCGTCGATCCGGATGGCCGCTGCGTCGGCCTCATCACGGTCAAGGACATCGAGAAGTCGCAGCTGAACCCGAACGCCTCGAAGGACTCGCAAGGGCGGCTTCGCGCCGCCGCGGCAGTCAGCGTCGGCGACGACGGCCTCGAACGCGCCGAGCGGCTGATCGACGCCGGCGTCGACCTGATCGTCGTCGACACCGCCCACGGCCATTCGCAGCGCGTGCTCGACGCGGTCGCCCGGGTGAAGAAGATGTCGAATTCGGTCCGCATCATGGCCGGCAACGTCGCGACGGCGGATGGCACCAAGGCGCTGATGGACGCCGGCGCCGATGCCGTCAAGGTTGGCATCGGTCCCGGCTCTATCTGCACGACGCGCATCGTCGCTGGCGTCGGCGTACCGCAGCTTGCTGCGATCATGGCGGCCGTCGAGGCCGCACAGGCCTCCGGCATTCCGGTGATCGCCGATGGCGGCATCAAGTATTCCGGTGACCTCGCCAAGGCGATTGCCGCCGGCGCCTCCGCCGTCATGGTCGGCTCGCTGCTCGCCGGCACCGAGGAAAGCCCGGGCGAGGTCTTCCTCTACCAGGGCCGCTCCTTCAAGGCGTACCGAGGCATGGGCTCGGTCGGCGCCATGGCGCGCGGCTCGGCGGATCGCTATTTCCAGGCCGAAGTTCGCGACACGTTGAAGCTCGTGCCGGAAGGCATCGAAGGCCAGGTTCCCTACAAGGGACCGGTCGGCGGCGTCCTGCATCAGCTTGCGGGCGGCCTCAAGGCGTCGATGGGCTATGTCGGCGGCGCGACGATCAAGGACTATCAGCAGCGCGCAACGTTCGTCCGCATCTCCGGCGCCGGCCTTCGCGAAAGCCACGCGCATGACGTGACGATCACCCGCGAGAGCCCGAACTACCCGGGCGGCGCCTGATACCTTAAGTGGGACGCCGTCCGGCGTCCCACTTCCGTCCTCTGTCCCTTATCCCATCTGAGAATTTGAAGCGGAGCACCGATGTCGGGGTTCGAGATCTTCTGGCCCGTGGTCGCCCATGTCGGGCTCGTCTTCATGCTCTATGCGCTTCTCTCGCTGCGCCGGTCTGCGGTGGTCCGCGCCGGCAAGGCGGAGGCGTCGCAGTTTCGCGAAAACCGCGGAGAGCCGAGCGAGAGCCTGGTCGTGCGCAACAGCATCGCCAACCAGTTCGAACTGCCGACGCTTTTCCATGTGTGCTGCGTTCTCTGCTTCGTCACCGAAGCCGACAGCCTTCTGGCGGTGGGTCTCGCCTGGATTTTCGTCGGCTTCCGCTACGCGCACGCCTTCGTGCACGTGACCAGCAATCGGCTTCGGTATCGTGGCCCTCTCTTCCTGGCCGGCTTTGTGACGCTCGGCGCCATGTGGGCTTGGCTTGCCCTCTGGATGGCGATGAACTGACGATCGCCTGCCGTTTGCCGGCGTCAATGTCTCAGTTCTGAGACGATCTCCCTGCCGAACCGCCGCATCTTGATGGAGGTCAAGGGATTGTGGCGCGCACCGCCGCTAGACTTCCTTCGTCGACCATCGGAGGAGGAGATCGATATGACCGGAACAATGAAAGCCGCCGTCGTGCGCGAGTTCGGCAAGCCGCTCGTGATCGAGGAATTGCCGATACCGCAGCCGGGACCGGGGCAGGTCCTCATCAAATACGAGGCCACGGGCGTGTGCCACACCGACCTGCACGCTGCAAAGGGCGACTGGCCGGTGAGGCCCAATCCGCCCTTCATTCCCGGCCACGAAGGGGTCGGCTACGTCGCCAAGCTCGGCGCCGGCGTGACGCGGCTGAAGGAGGGCGATCGGGTCGGGGTGCCATGGCTGCATACCGCCTGCGGCTGCTGCACGCCATGCCGCACCGGCTGGGAGACGCTGTGCGGCAGCCAGCAGAACACCGGCTATTCGGTCGACGGCACCTTCGCCCAATACGGCCTGGCGGATCCGGATTTCGTCGGCACGCTGCCCGCCAAGCTGGAGTTCGGCCCGGCCGCGCCGGTACTTTGCGCCGGCGTCACCGTCTACAAGGGCCTGAAGGAGACGGAGGTGAGACCCGGCGAATGGGTGCTCGTCTCCGGCATCGGCGGACTCGGCCACATGGCCGTGCAATATGCCAAGGCCATGGGCATGCATGTCGCCGCGGCCGACATCTTCCCCGACAAGCTGGCGCTCGCCGAGAAGCTCGGCGCCGACCTTGTCGTCGATGCAAAGGCGGCGGACGCTATCGAGGAGGTGCAAAAGCGGACCGGCGGTGTCCACGGGGCGCTTGTCACGGCGGTCTCGCCAAAGGCGATGGAGCAGGCCTACCGTATGCTGCGTTCGAAGGGCACCATGGCCCTCGTCGGTTTGCCGCCGAGCCAGATCTGCCTGCCCGTCTTCGACACGGTGCTGAAGCGCATCACGGTGCGCGGCTCGATCGTCGGCACCCGCCAGGATCTGGAGGAGGCGTTGGAATTTGCCGGCGAGGGCAAGGTCGGGGCTCACTTCTCCTGGGA
This DNA window, taken from Sinorhizobium fredii NGR234, encodes the following:
- a CDS encoding MAPEG family protein, which translates into the protein MSGFEIFWPVVAHVGLVFMLYALLSLRRSAVVRAGKAEASQFRENRGEPSESLVVRNSIANQFELPTLFHVCCVLCFVTEADSLLAVGLAWIFVGFRYAHAFVHVTSNRLRYRGPLFLAGFVTLGAMWAWLALWMAMN
- the guaB gene encoding IMP dehydrogenase, yielding MARIIETATGLEALTFDDVLLQPGHSEVMPGQTNIATRIAQDIDLNLPILSAAMDTVTEARLAIAMAQAGGIGVIHRNLTPAEQAEEVRQVKKFESGMVVNPVTIGPDATLADALSLMKAHGISGIPVVENGGSGGQTQGRLVGILTNRDVRFASDPSQKIYELMTRENLVTVKESVDQQEAKRLLHKHRIEKLLVVDPDGRCVGLITVKDIEKSQLNPNASKDSQGRLRAAAAVSVGDDGLERAERLIDAGVDLIVVDTAHGHSQRVLDAVARVKKMSNSVRIMAGNVATADGTKALMDAGADAVKVGIGPGSICTTRIVAGVGVPQLAAIMAAVEAAQASGIPVIADGGIKYSGDLAKAIAAGASAVMVGSLLAGTEESPGEVFLYQGRSFKAYRGMGSVGAMARGSADRYFQAEVRDTLKLVPEGIEGQVPYKGPVGGVLHQLAGGLKASMGYVGGATIKDYQQRATFVRISGAGLRESHAHDVTITRESPNYPGGA
- a CDS encoding MBL fold metallo-hydrolase, translated to MITQNLKRRTLFGAGAAALAAPGLLTGIANAQESAEKDAMTKDAALKTFRLGTFKVTVISDGTRASDNPHETYGTNQPAEAVTALLEQNFLPGSGFINGFSPVLVDTGSEIVLFDTGLGEGGRAAGTGKLADGIRAAGYTPEQVSVIVITHMHGDHIGGLTEGGKPAFANARYVTGQVEFDFWKDAARVGTPAENGHKAVLAKVAPLAEKTTFIADGVEVVPGIAAIAAFGHSPGHMIYRLESEGKALILTADTANHYVLSLQRPDWEVRFDMDKAAASATRRKVFDMIATDRLPFIGYHMPFPAVGFVERQDQGYRFVPATYQFDI
- the adhP gene encoding alcohol dehydrogenase AdhP, which encodes MTGTMKAAVVREFGKPLVIEELPIPQPGPGQVLIKYEATGVCHTDLHAAKGDWPVRPNPPFIPGHEGVGYVAKLGAGVTRLKEGDRVGVPWLHTACGCCTPCRTGWETLCGSQQNTGYSVDGTFAQYGLADPDFVGTLPAKLEFGPAAPVLCAGVTVYKGLKETEVRPGEWVLVSGIGGLGHMAVQYAKAMGMHVAAADIFPDKLALAEKLGADLVVDAKAADAIEEVQKRTGGVHGALVTAVSPKAMEQAYRMLRSKGTMALVGLPPSQICLPVFDTVLKRITVRGSIVGTRQDLEEALEFAGEGKVGAHFSWDKIENINAIFERMEEGKIDGRIVLDLN